One stretch of Tepiditoga spiralis DNA includes these proteins:
- a CDS encoding BMP family ABC transporter substrate-binding protein, translating into MLYDRNKSIEDYEKALKLGKKEFLKSVSSAKGGYLNSLEEIIENAEILSEKNLGTIEIPLKKVIGTYYHSRSLSFSQNFYPLIERDTEFSSKWCNLLEIQYNEGIRDAIEVYEYLNWFYVVEGNKRVSVLKYLKAPTIMGNVKRIIPTYDKNDIEIKIYYSFLDFYEKTHINSIWFSKPKSFEILYDYMQEYKPESYIDLLDFEIYKSFLYEIYEPFRKIYKTFESSNNTVTTGDSFLKYLEEFGVSELNDEKELKKRVKKIIREMNYTEKTKQPSLLIPAFFNEEKLKVAFIYNSDIKESAWTYSHNLGRKYIEEKYKNQIITRRFEGITSTEEYEKLLKKLERENYSVIFSTSFDFILDEKLSKFHNVKFMYFSGYQTDKNVNTYFGRMYEPRFLSGIIAGSMTKSNKIGYVAPFGIPEVIMGIDAFALGVKTVNSNAIVNVGWTNEWHNKKYEKDVVKYLIKDKNCDVLSHHQDSTTVVEEGEKYGVYTIGYHHNMKKYAPNTMLTSVVWNWGIYYEKIIQNILKGSTFSFLDLFGNNKGIRKFWGGMDSGVVDIVTPSKLVNPQIKNLMKLLKASIINDDFQIFKGPIYDIDGTLKIKENLVIDDDELFEIDWFIDNIRLD; encoded by the coding sequence ATGCTTTATGATAGAAATAAGAGTATAGAAGATTATGAAAAAGCTTTAAAATTAGGTAAAAAAGAATTTTTAAAAAGCGTATCTTCTGCTAAAGGTGGCTACTTAAATTCGCTTGAAGAAATTATAGAAAATGCTGAAATTTTGTCTGAAAAAAATTTAGGAACAATAGAAATACCTTTAAAAAAAGTAATTGGAACTTATTATCATTCAAGATCTTTATCTTTTTCACAAAATTTTTATCCATTAATAGAAAGAGATACGGAATTTTCATCAAAATGGTGTAATCTTTTAGAAATACAGTATAATGAAGGAATAAGAGATGCAATAGAAGTTTACGAATATTTAAATTGGTTTTATGTTGTTGAAGGAAATAAAAGAGTTAGTGTTCTAAAATACTTAAAAGCTCCAACAATTATGGGAAATGTAAAAAGAATAATCCCAACTTATGATAAAAATGATATAGAAATAAAAATATACTATTCTTTCTTAGATTTTTATGAAAAAACACATATAAATTCCATATGGTTTTCAAAGCCAAAATCTTTTGAAATATTGTATGATTATATGCAAGAATACAAACCCGAATCATATATAGACTTATTAGATTTTGAAATATATAAAAGTTTTTTATATGAAATATATGAACCATTTAGAAAAATTTATAAAACATTTGAATCTTCAAATAACACAGTAACTACTGGAGATTCTTTTTTAAAATACTTAGAAGAATTTGGTGTTTCAGAATTAAATGATGAAAAAGAGTTAAAAAAAAGAGTTAAAAAAATTATTAGGGAAATGAATTATACTGAGAAAACAAAACAACCTTCACTCTTAATACCTGCATTTTTTAATGAAGAAAAATTAAAAGTTGCATTTATTTATAATAGTGATATAAAAGAATCAGCTTGGACATATTCTCATAATCTTGGAAGAAAATATATAGAAGAAAAGTATAAAAATCAAATAATAACAAGAAGATTTGAAGGAATTACTAGTACAGAAGAATATGAAAAACTTTTAAAAAAATTAGAAAGAGAAAACTACAGCGTTATCTTTTCAACGAGCTTTGACTTTATTTTAGATGAAAAATTATCCAAATTCCACAATGTAAAGTTTATGTATTTTTCAGGATATCAAACTGATAAAAATGTAAATACTTACTTCGGAAGAATGTATGAACCAAGATTTTTATCTGGAATAATAGCTGGATCTATGACTAAAAGTAATAAAATAGGATACGTAGCTCCTTTTGGAATTCCAGAAGTAATAATGGGAATAGATGCATTTGCTCTTGGTGTAAAAACTGTAAACTCAAATGCAATAGTAAATGTTGGATGGACAAATGAATGGCATAATAAAAAATATGAAAAAGATGTAGTCAAATATTTAATAAAAGATAAAAATTGTGATGTTTTATCTCATCATCAAGATTCAACAACAGTTGTTGAAGAAGGAGAAAAATATGGAGTCTACACAATAGGTTATCATCATAACATGAAAAAATATGCACCAAATACAATGCTTACTTCTGTAGTTTGGAATTGGGGTATCTACTATGAAAAAATAATACAAAATATTTTAAAAGGAAGTACTTTTTCATTTTTAGATTTATTTGGAAACAACAAAGGTATAAGAAAATTTTGGGGTGGAATGGATTCAGGAGTTGTTGATATCGTTACTCCTTCAAAACTTGTAAATCCTCAAATTAAAAATCTTATGAAACTCTTAAAAGCTTCTATAATAAATGATGATTTTCAAATATTTAAAGGTCCAATTTATGATATAGATGGAACTTTAAAAATAAAAGAAAACTTAGTAATTGATGATGATGAACTTTTTGAAATTGATTGGTTTATAGACAACATTCGCCTTGATTAA
- a CDS encoding metallophosphoesterase family protein — MIKILAVSDVEKNLINKKKEKVDLLINCGDLSPGYTDYLINEFKVSFGVMIHGNHDKRYYKNSVYDEENLKFSNIYKGFLVLNYGYINLKNYINKNIKIAGFSGALSHGEKPFHFKEKDVKLIKNKLCSKVYGNKKIDFFISHTPPKLINTIKDYDDYHKPSYKLGRLFQKIFPNVWLYGHIHKNYTIDLLDFKINGKKISYLLNTVPYKFIDYDEELKRIIKIKDVTECKLKEVEFIKLLKEE, encoded by the coding sequence ATGATAAAAATCTTGGCAGTTAGTGATGTTGAAAAAAATTTAATTAATAAAAAAAAGGAAAAAGTAGATTTACTTATAAATTGTGGAGACTTATCTCCTGGATATACTGATTATCTTATAAATGAATTTAAAGTTAGCTTTGGAGTTATGATTCATGGAAATCATGATAAAAGATATTACAAAAATTCTGTTTATGATGAAGAAAATTTAAAATTTTCAAATATTTATAAAGGATTTTTAGTTTTAAACTATGGATATATCAATTTAAAAAATTATATAAATAAAAATATAAAAATAGCAGGATTTTCTGGAGCATTGTCACATGGCGAAAAACCATTTCATTTTAAAGAAAAAGATGTAAAATTAATAAAAAACAAATTATGCAGTAAAGTTTATGGAAATAAAAAAATAGATTTTTTTATTTCTCATACACCACCAAAGTTGATAAATACAATAAAAGACTATGATGATTATCATAAACCTTCATATAAGCTCGGAAGATTATTTCAAAAAATTTTTCCAAATGTATGGCTTTATGGTCATATCCATAAAAATTATACAATTGATTTATTAGATTTTAAAATAAATGGGAAAAAAATAAGTTATCTATTAAATACAGTTCCTTACAAATTTATTGATTATGATGAAGAATTAAAAAGAATAATAAAAATAAAAGATGTTACTGAATGTAAATTAAAAGAAGTGGAGTTTATAAAGCTTTTAAAGGAGGAATAA
- a CDS encoding sensor domain-containing diguanylate cyclase — METKKTFNLIKRTFIIIILIFIVFLIGVINIEKKAAINQITEMGKTITNNTSSMLKSWLSEQLKLLNTLSKDERIINACKYPDNPIFVKKANELLFSIYNNYEYYENLPLISTKKNLVILKNGNKIKINKGTFFTDTVNGKTIGKGGLNYSYISEIFNGKECFISEVYPSILRGNPIFVISKAVKDLSGNLVGIVLLSPKINYFTDKFINNIKVGKTGHLVLIDERPLLIAHPNKDFILNDSIQDKVNDVFKRIKNNETVFWDKFDNEKKLYISKKVDIDSNKIKYSWYIVFMINYNEILNKYLLSFLMILSTGIIIITLYAIEMKKLYNAIKSKTLSLEILSKTDPLTQLVNRRTLLNALSIESERFKRYGTVFSIILCDIDFFKDINDTFGHEAGDFVLKELSNIFLEETRDIDIIGRWGGEEFLLILPQTTEKDAKILAERIRNKIKEKNFIYRDKHLPLTMTFGISVYNDKNIEIDDLIRRADLALYEGKNSGRDTIKVYND; from the coding sequence ATGGAAACTAAAAAAACTTTTAATTTAATTAAACGCACTTTTATAATAATTATTTTAATTTTTATAGTATTTTTAATAGGAGTAATTAATATAGAAAAAAAAGCTGCAATAAATCAAATAACAGAAATGGGAAAAACTATTACAAATAATACTTCATCAATGCTTAAATCTTGGCTATCTGAACAATTAAAATTATTGAACACACTTTCTAAAGATGAAAGAATAATTAATGCTTGTAAATATCCAGACAATCCCATTTTTGTGAAAAAAGCAAATGAATTGCTTTTTTCAATTTATAATAATTATGAATATTATGAAAATTTGCCTCTTATTTCAACCAAAAAAAATTTAGTTATTTTGAAAAATGGCAATAAAATAAAAATAAATAAAGGTACGTTTTTTACAGATACAGTAAACGGAAAAACGATAGGAAAAGGTGGATTAAATTACAGTTATATAAGTGAAATTTTTAATGGAAAAGAATGTTTTATAAGTGAGGTTTATCCAAGTATTTTAAGAGGAAATCCAATATTTGTCATTTCAAAAGCTGTTAAAGATTTAAGTGGAAATCTTGTAGGAATAGTTTTATTGTCTCCAAAGATAAATTATTTTACAGATAAATTTATAAATAATATTAAAGTTGGAAAAACAGGTCATTTAGTTTTAATAGATGAAAGACCTTTATTAATAGCACATCCAAATAAAGATTTTATATTAAATGATTCTATACAAGATAAGGTAAATGATGTTTTTAAAAGAATAAAAAACAATGAAACTGTTTTTTGGGACAAATTTGACAATGAAAAAAAGCTTTATATTTCAAAAAAAGTAGATATAGACTCCAATAAAATAAAATACAGTTGGTACATTGTTTTTATGATAAATTATAATGAAATATTAAATAAATACTTATTATCCTTTTTAATGATATTAAGTACAGGAATAATTATAATAACTTTATACGCAATAGAAATGAAAAAACTTTATAATGCGATAAAATCGAAAACATTAAGTTTAGAAATTTTATCAAAAACGGATCCATTAACTCAATTAGTAAATCGTAGAACATTATTAAATGCTTTATCTATAGAATCAGAAAGATTTAAAAGATATGGAACTGTTTTTTCTATAATATTGTGTGATATAGATTTTTTCAAAGATATAAATGATACTTTTGGGCATGAAGCCGGAGATTTTGTTTTAAAAGAATTATCAAATATCTTTTTAGAAGAAACAAGGGATATAGATATAATTGGTCGTTGGGGTGGAGAAGAATTTTTATTGATATTACCTCAAACAACCGAAAAGGATGCAAAAATTTTAGCAGAGAGAATAAGAAATAAAATAAAAGAAAAAAATTTTATTTATAGAGATAAACATTTACCTTTAACAATGACTTTTGGTATAAGTGTTTATAATGATAAAAATATAGAAATAGATGATTTAATAAGAAGAGCAGATTTAGCACTATATGAAGGGAAAAATTCTGGAAGAGATACAATTAAAGTTTATAATGATTAA
- a CDS encoding FAD-dependent protein: MKIAVIGFGAASIGFIKGMVDSGKIENSTIDVFERGKSIEKSGFGGLKYDGKIFVSKEMGGDLDVPLNIQREIVNYYLEKSNLAKKEGNKYIYSNELERGLSFKDEEFYKKFYSKGFQPIKSEFYHIGTDELGNTVNNIYQSFKSHKNINFFFDKNIKKIEKDENGAYVVIENKKIKYDKIIIGVGRSGHKLVNNLISNNKNLVLSNNMVDLGVRFELPNHIVEELNKKMYEFKVRLKTKTGYTVRTFCNNPSGEVTIEKYDDFVTVNGHANASYKTSNTNFAILVSHSFTNPFNDPIGYGTHMAKLSNILAGGEKVILQAYEDFKNTNRTKKLGRVEPTLNFNNYILGDLNLVFPRKTIDSIIDFMEKLNEVIPGITYADNLLYGVEVKFYGNKIDNNYFEDIKIIGDGSGWTRSITYASCHGYMVATSL; the protein is encoded by the coding sequence TTGAAAATTGCTGTTATAGGTTTCGGAGCGGCTTCTATTGGTTTTATAAAAGGTATGGTAGATTCAGGTAAAATTGAAAACTCAACTATTGATGTTTTTGAAAGAGGTAAAAGTATAGAAAAATCTGGTTTTGGTGGTTTAAAGTACGATGGAAAAATATTTGTTTCAAAAGAAATGGGTGGAGATTTAGATGTTCCATTAAATATTCAAAGAGAAATAGTAAATTATTATCTTGAAAAATCTAATTTAGCAAAAAAAGAAGGAAATAAATATATTTATTCAAACGAACTTGAAAGAGGTTTGTCCTTTAAAGATGAAGAATTTTATAAAAAGTTTTATTCAAAAGGTTTTCAACCTATAAAATCTGAATTTTATCATATAGGAACAGACGAACTTGGAAATACTGTAAACAATATTTATCAAAGTTTTAAATCACATAAAAACATTAATTTTTTCTTTGATAAAAATATAAAAAAAATAGAAAAAGATGAAAATGGTGCATATGTTGTTATAGAAAACAAAAAGATAAAGTACGATAAAATAATAATTGGTGTTGGAAGAAGCGGTCATAAACTTGTAAATAATTTAATTTCCAATAATAAAAACTTAGTACTTTCAAACAATATGGTTGATTTGGGTGTAAGATTTGAATTACCAAATCACATTGTTGAAGAATTAAATAAAAAAATGTATGAATTCAAAGTTAGATTAAAAACTAAAACAGGTTATACTGTTAGAACTTTCTGCAACAATCCTTCTGGTGAAGTTACAATAGAAAAATACGATGATTTTGTAACAGTAAATGGTCACGCAAATGCTTCCTATAAGACTTCTAATACTAATTTTGCTATACTAGTTTCACATTCTTTTACTAACCCATTTAATGATCCAATAGGATATGGAACTCACATGGCAAAACTTTCAAATATTTTAGCTGGTGGAGAAAAAGTTATCCTTCAAGCATACGAAGATTTTAAAAATACAAATAGAACTAAAAAACTTGGAAGAGTTGAACCAACTTTAAATTTTAACAATTATATTTTAGGTGATTTAAACTTAGTTTTTCCAAGAAAAACTATAGATTCAATTATTGATTTTATGGAAAAATTAAATGAAGTAATACCTGGAATTACTTATGCAGATAACCTTTTATATGGTGTAGAAGTAAAATTTTATGGAAATAAAATAGATAACAATTACTTTGAAGATATAAAAATAATTGGAGATGGAAGTGGTTGGACTCGTTCAATAACTTATGCATCTTGTCATGGTTATATGGTAGCTACAAGCCTTTAA